The sequence GACATTTTTGTCTCAACCCAAAGGAATTTGGGGTACCTTCGTAAATCCTAATACCAAGCCCCCCACCGTCAGCAATCCGCCGTAAACATACAGAAATTTGGCCGTTGTATGACATTCCATAGGCGACATACAAACCCCAATCCCCAAATGAGTAGGCATCAGAATCACTATCACACCAAGAGCCGCAAGAATAAAACCAAGATAGCGGCGCACCAGACCCTGGCTGAACAGAATCATCAGCGAGATTATTAAGGTCAAGATACCAAGATAGACCTCTGCCTGCCCTGTATAATGACAGCGCATGTGAGCCATATTGCCAGTTTTCATTTCAA comes from Desulfosporosinus meridiei DSM 13257 and encodes:
- a CDS encoding DUF4418 family protein, producing the protein MSIKSKVTGLLGSIIGVLIIFTPFHLAPVCQGLIEMKTGNMAHMRCHYTGQAEVYLGILTLIISLMILFSQGLVRRYLGFILAALGVIVILMPTHLGIGVCMSPMECHTTAKFLYVYGGLLTVGGLVLGFTKVPQIPLG